Genomic segment of Eupeodes corollae chromosome 2, idEupCoro1.1, whole genome shotgun sequence:
AGAATTAAAGAACGATGCAGCCAGCGTCCAGTACCATTGTCCTTTCAGTCATGAAATGCGTCCGTTTTAATTGAACGCTCAAAGGCTGACCCGGTCGAAATAGACTTTGAAAATACAACCAAGCATCAAACGGCACCACAAAAACAAACACGTTATAAATGTTGctatagttaattttttttattacaactcCTCGTTGAACTTCTTCAGGTAGTCGGCCACCCAAGGTATTAATTCCGAAACCCTTGTGTAAACGCCGGGCTTATTTGGGAGAGCACAGCTAATGCCCCACGACACAATACCGACGAGCTTTGAGTTCACCACCAGAGGGCCACCGGAATCCATTGTGCATGCGTCTATTCCACCCGTCAGCACTCCTGCGCACACCATCCGATCTGTGATTACGTTCTGGAACAGTCTGTTGCAAGTAGCTTGATTGATTATTGGTACTTCAGCGTACTGCAAATACTGAGCTTCAGGTCCAAAGGGGGTATAAAAACCCCAACCGCTCACAATGGCCGATGCTCCTTCTGCAACATCTTCCCCTGCAGCCGGAAGAGCAATCGGCTGAACCGAGTCTGAGAATTCCAAATCATCCGCCAACCTTATGATTCCGATATCGTAGTCCATGGTCGAGGATAAAAAGCCTGAGTGACTGCTTACACTTTTAACAGCTACCAATTTTCCTCCCGAAGACTTCATCTTCGAACCAACTCGAATCTTCAAAAGCTTCGAATCGGTGTACTTCAAGCAATGGGCGGCTGTCAAAATCGTTCGCTTGTTGATGATGGATCCGCCACAAATATGCCTTCCTGAACTTCTTATTGACACCATCCATGGCAGGTCTATATCGTTTGCACTTTTTCCACCGACAATACGTCCGGATAAACTGACACACGTACCGAAATTTACCCACAGGCCGCATCCCCACAGAACTACAACGAGAACCAATGCTTGTCGGAACATTTTTGAAGGTGTCGCTAGAATTTAATTGGGCTTTTATCAGAGACATCATCTGGATAGCAATCGATAAAATTGTAATCGATTTTTGTGGTTgttacaaataaatgaaaaggtACTCAACAAAATTGATAAGAATGTAGGCTATAGGCTACGTACGAGTATATTGGATGGTTTCTTTGAGAGGTTAAGGGGCGTCAACTTTCTTCAAGGGCACTTAAGAAAGACTGAGTTGACTAACATTGAAGTATCATTAAGCAAGTTTTTATCTGTTTATTTAAGTTCTAGCACTTTTTAATGACGTAATTAATTGAAGATAAAGTGAAGAGTATTTCATTCAGAATTAGATAAAACTATAATAGAAGTCGAGAAAAGaccaaaaatctttaaaagcaAACATCGATCATTAGCAAAAATTTACAAGAAGACCCCACTTCCCGTTTCCTGtattttaaagtgaaatttttcaatgatcGGGAGGAAGTTAGCACGAGGCTATGTTCTTATCTGAGAATGTTATAAATTCATTGACAGAATAGTTATCTAGGAAAATCGAAGATGAGTaaggttttttgtttatgaGGCTTTGCGTTAACAATTGTCACAGTACGGTGAATGGAAAATGGATGACTGAAAGTCAAAAAATATGTCATAGCCAAAATTGTGTCCcattagaaaagtttttttcttccaTAGTTTTCAATGTTATATGATCGGTTATTAAAGTCGCCAACGCTCCCGCCAAATTTTTACCTAATCTTAGCCCCAATACAAACTTGCCCCAATACTGCAGGTTTTTGAGCAACACTCAATTTATTTCTGAGCAATGTACAGTGACAATGCAAACGACGCAAGTGCACACCGGGGCTTAGAAGAGTTCCTACTTCTTGCTGTTTTATTTCCTAAGTTGCACACTCAAAAGTTGCAAGTATTGAATGTCATTTTTTAAGACCAATAATATCCACCCACAACCATTTTTTCAAGCCAACCATAAAACCTTATTCAAAGTGATCTTCCTGCAATGATGATCAACCACATTTTCCCATGATcaataaggtttcttttttaattttatcacgTGATTATCGAAAAGGCTGCATCAAGTGTTATGTCCAGGTCTTGGATacattttcttcaataaatttcatGTTGCATTTAGCTTATTTTATGTTACCATAAAAAttatgagatttttttttatagcaactCTTAAATTGACTTTGATTTGTTAAAGATCAttataatatcaatttttagtgTTGctaaattgatagaatttattattttcgttCACTCAAGTTCAGCTAAGATTAttggtttgtattttattggCCAATTAATCATGGAAATTAAGGAAATAGGAAAACCATCAAATGTTTCAGTTAAGTTGTTTAAGCAAATTGGAAAGTGGCTAAGGTTTTAGGAGGTAGGAAGATCGTTTTAGTCACTTCAACTTAGAATTC
This window contains:
- the LOC129946182 gene encoding trypsin 3A1-like, with protein sequence MFRQALVLVVVLWGCGLWVNFGTCVSLSGRIVGGKSANDIDLPWMVSIRSSGRHICGGSIINKRTILTAAHCLKYTDSKLLKIRVGSKMKSSGGKLVAVKSVSSHSGFLSSTMDYDIGIIRLADDLEFSDSVQPIALPAAGEDVAEGASAIVSGWGFYTPFGPEAQYLQYAEVPIINQATCNRLFQNVITDRMVCAGVLTGGIDACTMDSGGPLVVNSKLVGIVSWGISCALPNKPGVYTRVSELIPWVADYLKKFNEEL